In Saccopteryx leptura isolate mSacLep1 chromosome 13, mSacLep1_pri_phased_curated, whole genome shotgun sequence, the DNA window CCGCAGACATGGTTTTGGTCAACTGATGTTTGCAGATGGTGGCACCTACCTGGGTCATTTTGAGAATGGGCTCTTCAATGGCTTTGGGGTACTGACCTTCTCAGATGGCTCAAGGTGGGTACTGGGTCATTCTTTTCTCAGCCTTAAGCTAGGGAGACTCTGATCTAAAAATGATAGTGATAAATACCTGGTCAAACCAGAGCTTGTCCCAGGCCCTCTGAAAACAGGCAACGTATAAGCATTAGTTTCTTATTGGTTATTTTACAAATAGATCTGAGATTTGAAGTGGCAAGAGGTGTGTGACCTTCCACCCCACTGCTGCTCTGTTATTTCCTTGAGATGAGGGCCTCACATCATACATGCTCTCTGACCCTTCTCTGCTGGTTGGGAGCGGGGTGGGCGGAGCTCTGAGGTAAGTGCAATCAGCTTTGCTCCTTGGCATTAATAAATGACACATCTTGGTAGCTGCTTGACCCAGTTAACCTGGACAGCTCACTATCCCCCGAAAGGCTAACATCTTGTGTTTCTGCAGGTATGAGGGGGAGTTTACCCAGGGCAAGTTTAATGGCGTCGGCGTCTTCATTCGACATGACAACATGACCTTTGAGGGGGAATTTAAAAATGGCAGAGTAGATGGTTTTGGTAAGTTGCAGCCCAGCAGGACGGGAGACTTAGGCGAGTACAATATGGGGGGAAGTACACCTTGTTAGCTTTACTCCTGTGGATGTCCAGCAATCCACAGTGATGGTCCCTAATGCCAACCTGATCATGAGCTCACCAATAGAGTCCCCCTGAGAAGGGCTGCGAGGTGTCCTCTCCTCACCTCTGATCTCTGAGTCATTAATGCCATTGTTACTCTCTTATTTCCTCTGTCCTCCTCAAAGGCCTGCTGACTTTCCCCGATGGGTCCCATGGAATACCCCGCAACGAAGGTCTGTTTGAGAACAACAAGCTGCTGCGGCGTGAGAAGTGTCCTGCGGTCGTGCAGCGGGCGCAGAGCGCCTCCAAGTCGGCCCGGAGCCTCACCGCCTGACGGGGCAGCGCGCCAGCTGAGCCGGACTGCGGAAGGCAGGTGCCCGCTATTCACTCAAGGCAAACAAACGAGCCAGACGTGAGGGCAGAGGAGACGACCTGGGCAGAAGCCTTGGGCTGTGCCCCAGCACCTGCCAGTCGGCTGCGGCCACAGGGAAGTTCTGAGGACTCTGGCCCTGGGCCCTGCAGCAGTGGATACCAGTTCCATCTTTCCCTTGTCTCACTTGTTGgttctctctgtccctcacacCCTGGTTACCCAGTGCAGGCCTGCCGCTGACTTCGACTTCCTTTTCTGCCAGGTGATACAGAATCTCTTCATTCTGCTTCTATTTGGGGCAGATGATCCTAGCCCTAAACGAGGGCCAGTACTTTGTGCTACCCTGGAGTAAAAAGGACAAATATGAGGATGGCTTGGATAGTGCAGCCATCCTGTGAAAGTCCAGGCCAGAGCTTTTCTGGATGTTACCTCTCCAGTCGCTGCTGACTGCTTCATGGCTCTGGGCTGCGCTTGGTCTGACCAGATGGGTGTTCGTGTCTGCTTATTCCCCCATGAAGGATTAGGTAAAAGTGCTATTTCCCTTTCCCTGACTTGACAGGCTGACTTCCTTAACTGAGTTCTAGCAGGTACTCCCCACTGTGCCTCTCTCCTTCATTAGATGTGGGACAGGATCCCTTTATGGGATAGTCAAGAAAGAAACTGATAAACAGTCACCTTATAACTTGTATTTATTACTTATTCTagagcagagggcagggaaaATGGACTAGTACTTACTCCATTTCGAGCCCCACCATGGAGTGAGCTGAATCCTTCGGGCTGACATAGCTCCTTCCCAGTGGACCAGTACTTTAGGTAGAACTGGACCCATCCTAGAACCATGGTGAACTGGACAAGCGTTTGGCTCCTTGCATTTGGTTCACTGTAACTCTTCCACCATGAGCCTTGGCCATCAGGCCTGGGGTCAGATACGGTCCCTGCACAGATCATCATGGAGGCCTCCAGTTGCCCTGTGACCCAGACATACCACACCCCAGCCCCAATTCCTTATCCTCACACTGAACCAGCCGCAGCCTGTGGTGGAAATTCTAGCCGTGTGCCTCTATTTATTCTCTGAATTGTACTGTAGAAACAAGTGTTTATGAGGAATAAACAAATCACCAGAACTGCCTATACTTAGTTTCCTTGACTTTCTTGCTCTTCATCCTCATGAATGTTAACCCATTTGctgtttctaaaaattaatcacaGACGGGGGCTTGGAACCGACACTGCAAACTTTACTACATAGTGTCATCTGATTCTCAAGAGCTCTGCAGACTaggagaattaaaagaaaaacttagacAGGTTTAACCAATGTtagcccaataaattcagtttgaaACAATCAGACAGGCTCAGTTTGCCCaagtgagtggcagagccagtggGGTTTGTGTCCTGGTCTTTCTGGTTCCCAAGGACTTAGCCCTGTGCTCCCCTCACCCGGAGCATCAGAGTGTCCGAGTCCTGAGACCAGTCACTGTCACAGCTGCTGGCTTCCCACAGGAGAGTCACTCCTGCCTGGGTTTCCCTCTGCGTGTTCCCCTGCCACAAGAGCCCTTTTACAGGACTGTGCTCAGACAGTTGTGGGAGAGGGGTGCTATTACTAGCCCCGTGTTATAGGTGAGGCTCATGGCAGTTAAGTCGTTTCTCAAGGTCCTATAGACACTAAGGGGTAGATCCAAGAACTTCATCCCAGGCCCGTGTAAAGCCAGGTCTGAGCGCTTCACCAGTACACTAGCCTGCCTCCCTCACTCTAACTTTTTGGCCCATCCCTGAACCCCATTGTCCTCTAAGCTCAGatcatctagaacaggggtccccaaactagggcccgcaggccacatgcggccccctgaggccatttatccggccccgccgcacttccggaaggggcacctctttcattggtggtcagtgagaggagcatagttcccattgaaatactggtcagtttgttgatttaaatttacttgttctttattttaa includes these proteins:
- the MORN4 gene encoding MORN repeat-containing protein 4 isoform X2, producing the protein MTLTKGSFTYSSGEEYRGEWKEGRRHGFGQLMFADGGTYLGHFENGLFNGFGVLTFSDGSRYEGEFTQGKFNGVGVFIRHDNMTFEGEFKNGRVDGFGLLTFPDGSHGIPRNEGLFENNKLLRREKCPAVVQRAQSASKSARSLTA
- the MORN4 gene encoding MORN repeat-containing protein 4 isoform X1, whose amino-acid sequence is MAASSGTEAGGSGRGAGGKGKPHRVEVSAAGTPRRGGQPPQKAEPSFHPSVSCHHDPDQRFLHLFQWGGIPWRVEGGGTGSESDAWDKMGRSQEPGRRHGFGQLMFADGGTYLGHFENGLFNGFGVLTFSDGSRYEGEFTQGKFNGVGVFIRHDNMTFEGEFKNGRVDGFGLLTFPDGSHGIPRNEGLFENNKLLRREKCPAVVQRAQSASKSARSLTA